The following are encoded in a window of Roseimaritima ulvae genomic DNA:
- a CDS encoding 3'-5' exoribonuclease YhaM family protein, protein MARRFVNELTEQETLDETYRAADKQLRANRQGGKYILMKLADRTGTMTAMLWNADDKLFDSFERGDYIRCVGRTQLYNGNLQAILTEVRKVDVAEIDLADFDRFDSARADSLETQLRSVLGGLTNVHLRRVGEAFLADDAFMSRLKIAPAAVTNHHAYPGGLLQHTLDLIDLAAAIAPKYPNVDFELVIMGAFLHDLGKIEELSAEGEATYTDRGQLVGHIVIGVQMLGEKIAAAEEKSGEAIPDTLRWQLEHLILSHHGQLEYGSPKVPMSLEAITLHHLDNLDAKLAAATSLIDTDVSSDPHWTNYNPSMGRKFWKPS, encoded by the coding sequence ATGGCCCGCCGTTTCGTTAACGAATTGACCGAACAAGAAACGCTCGACGAAACCTATCGAGCGGCGGATAAACAGCTGCGGGCCAATCGCCAGGGTGGCAAGTACATCCTGATGAAGCTGGCCGACCGCACCGGCACGATGACCGCCATGCTGTGGAACGCCGACGACAAGCTCTTTGATTCCTTCGAACGCGGCGACTACATCCGCTGCGTGGGCCGCACGCAACTGTACAACGGCAACCTCCAAGCGATCCTGACCGAAGTCCGCAAAGTCGACGTGGCAGAGATCGACCTGGCTGACTTCGATCGCTTTGACTCCGCCCGCGCCGATTCGCTGGAGACGCAACTGCGCAGCGTGCTGGGCGGCTTGACGAACGTCCACCTGCGGCGTGTGGGCGAAGCCTTCCTCGCCGATGACGCTTTTATGTCGCGTCTGAAAATCGCTCCCGCCGCCGTCACCAACCACCACGCCTACCCTGGCGGCCTCTTGCAGCACACCCTGGACCTGATCGATCTGGCGGCGGCCATCGCGCCCAAATACCCCAACGTCGATTTCGAACTGGTCATCATGGGGGCTTTCCTGCACGACCTGGGCAAAATCGAAGAGCTTTCGGCTGAGGGCGAAGCCACCTACACCGACCGCGGCCAGTTGGTCGGCCACATCGTGATCGGCGTCCAAATGCTGGGGGAAAAAATCGCGGCGGCCGAAGAGAAATCCGGCGAGGCGATCCCCGATACGCTGCGGTGGCAGCTGGAACACTTGATCCTCAGCCATCATGGCCAGCTGGAATACGGCAGCCCCAAGGTGCCGATGAGCCTGGAAGCGATCACCCTCCATCACTTGGACAACCTGGATGCCAAGCTGGCCGCCGCCACCTCGCTGATCGACACCGACGTCTCCAGCGACCCACACTGGACCAACTACAACCCTTCGATGGGCCGCAAATTCTGGAAACCCTCCTAA
- a CDS encoding class I SAM-dependent methyltransferase: MSAQDRSLQQYQQLLQLNAASHLLRIAREVGLLDALSTGQKTAEQLIEALQLRPEMAHRMLAALRATGAIEQYGEDFALAQVTRLLCEFDADLGDAMWEQLAVALKQDVAADTERYRNGLAATQWTHTRTAMEAAEMLNIGEDRAAPRILDVGCGSAVWSCAMAFRDEASTVTAVDHAAALEAATSTAQSIELGERFQTIEGDPHEVELPAEAFDLAIIAQRLHSESLERGSELLRRVQASLAEGGEVVVIDLFPTQSDPTAAVKLSEALEALKMELCTAAGSIRSPQQTQEQIAAAGFRPAQFTYLPASQINMGMLVARKQ, from the coding sequence ATGTCCGCTCAAGATCGTTCGCTGCAACAATACCAACAACTCCTTCAACTCAACGCCGCCAGTCATCTGCTGCGGATCGCGCGGGAGGTGGGGTTGTTGGACGCTTTGTCGACGGGACAGAAAACCGCTGAACAACTGATCGAGGCGTTGCAACTGCGTCCCGAGATGGCGCATCGCATGTTGGCGGCTCTGCGGGCCACCGGCGCGATCGAGCAGTACGGCGAAGATTTTGCGCTCGCCCAGGTCACCCGCCTGCTGTGCGAATTTGACGCCGACCTGGGCGACGCGATGTGGGAACAACTGGCCGTGGCCTTAAAACAAGACGTCGCAGCCGACACCGAGCGGTATCGTAACGGCTTGGCCGCCACGCAGTGGACGCACACCCGCACGGCCATGGAAGCCGCCGAGATGCTGAACATCGGCGAGGACCGAGCAGCGCCGCGAATCCTGGATGTCGGCTGTGGGTCGGCGGTGTGGAGTTGCGCGATGGCGTTTCGCGACGAAGCCAGTACCGTGACCGCCGTCGACCACGCAGCGGCACTGGAAGCCGCCACCTCAACCGCTCAATCGATCGAACTGGGCGAACGGTTTCAGACCATCGAAGGCGACCCGCACGAAGTGGAACTGCCGGCCGAAGCGTTTGACCTAGCGATTATTGCTCAGCGGCTGCACAGCGAATCGCTCGAACGCGGCAGCGAATTGCTGCGTCGCGTGCAAGCCAGTCTGGCCGAGGGCGGAGAAGTGGTGGTCATCGATCTGTTTCCCACTCAAAGCGATCCCACCGCGGCGGTTAAACTGTCCGAAGCATTGGAGGCCCTCAAAATGGAACTCTGCACCGCCGCCGGATCGATCCGTTCCCCGCAACAAACCCAAGAGCAGATCGCCGCCGCCGGTTTCCGCCCCGCGCAGTTTACTTACCTGCCGGCCAGCCAAATCAACATGGGCATGCTAGTAGCCCGAAAACAGTAA
- a CDS encoding DUF1553 domain-containing protein produces the protein MSLARIFAIAVRCAAGLSLLWLGTARAEDFFTAQVAPLLESHCLNCHNDATSKGDFSLHTRASAMAEGYIEPGDADNSHLIELVTPLDGSAAMPQDAPPLSVDQIATLKKWIDDGAVWPEGLSLQEPHVEDFDWWSYQPIVRPPVPQPPASPSPQTSPPNWVRTPIDAFILQKLMQKGLSPSPEADRRTLIRRLSFDLTGLPPTPEQVAAFVSDPDSQAYEHLVDRLLASKHYGEHWARHWLDVAKYADTCGYDKDRLRPNAWPYRDYVIRSFNNDKPYTRFVQEQIAGDVLFPGEPDGILGLGFIAAGPWDFIGHVEVPESKIDGKVARNLDRDDMVAGTFNTFCSLTVQCARCHHHKFDPITQPQYYGLQAVFAAVDRAERVYDTDPQTEARRRELESQLQQARQELAALDKEIATAGGTQLAELQTQLAELDQQLKVRKEAEFGYHSQIAAEADTPKWVEVQLHQVTDISRVVLHPCHDDFADIGAGFGFPVRFRVEVSRDGESWQPIADHTSADVPNPGLRPFEISDVNVTGDRIRVTATRLAERKNDYILALAEIEVFEVLGPGDGDAAPPVNLAGNATVAALDSIEAPPRWRRDNLTDGQWARLAIDETKTELVDILQRRDAIATERDTILKAINTPQRVRRREAAQAAFKQAQQSLAALPQGKVVYAAATHFPRQGNFIATEGKPRTVHILNRGNVQQPEEVATPGAIPLGNGEQWTFAADLPEQQRRAALATWLTNSQHPLLWRSIVNRVWQYHFGTGIVSTPNDFGRMGATPTHPQLLDWLATEFRDNGQSFKSLHRMIVTSSVYRQASTFNPAAAEVDGSNQYYWRMNRRRLTAEEIRDSILMTSGALDTKMGGPGYYLFKLEQTAHSPHYEYHKFDPADPASHRRSIYRFIARSQPNPWMTVLDCADSSQSTPKRNETLTALQALSLLNSRFNLTMSERFAKRLESEQSTLPKQVRRAVSLLVQRELEADQQQQLVAYAQDHGLPNLCRMLFNLSEFVYVD, from the coding sequence ATGTCGCTCGCCCGCATTTTCGCTATCGCGGTTCGCTGCGCCGCTGGCCTGTCGCTCCTCTGGCTTGGCACCGCTCGAGCCGAGGACTTTTTCACCGCGCAAGTCGCCCCGCTCCTCGAATCGCATTGTCTTAATTGCCACAACGATGCGACCAGCAAAGGCGATTTCTCACTGCACACGCGGGCCTCGGCGATGGCCGAGGGATACATCGAACCAGGCGATGCGGACAACAGCCACCTGATCGAGCTGGTCACGCCGCTCGACGGTTCGGCCGCCATGCCCCAAGACGCTCCGCCCCTAAGTGTCGACCAAATCGCGACGCTGAAAAAATGGATCGACGACGGCGCCGTTTGGCCCGAGGGCTTGTCCCTACAAGAACCACACGTCGAGGACTTTGATTGGTGGTCCTATCAACCGATCGTCCGCCCCCCCGTTCCCCAGCCACCGGCCTCTCCATCGCCCCAGACATCGCCGCCGAACTGGGTGCGGACTCCCATCGATGCGTTCATTCTGCAAAAACTGATGCAGAAAGGCCTTTCGCCCTCGCCCGAAGCCGATCGCCGCACGTTGATCCGCCGTCTCAGCTTCGACCTAACCGGCCTGCCGCCGACGCCCGAACAAGTCGCCGCGTTCGTCAGCGATCCCGATTCCCAAGCCTACGAACACCTAGTCGACCGCCTACTGGCATCGAAACATTACGGCGAACACTGGGCCCGGCATTGGTTGGACGTGGCCAAGTACGCCGATACCTGCGGCTACGACAAAGACCGCCTGCGGCCCAACGCCTGGCCGTACCGCGATTATGTCATCCGGTCCTTTAACAACGACAAACCCTACACCCGATTTGTGCAGGAACAGATCGCCGGCGACGTGCTGTTCCCCGGGGAACCGGACGGCATTCTGGGACTGGGGTTTATCGCCGCCGGCCCCTGGGACTTCATCGGCCATGTGGAAGTGCCCGAATCCAAAATCGATGGCAAGGTCGCCCGCAACCTGGATCGCGATGACATGGTGGCCGGCACCTTCAACACCTTCTGCAGCCTGACCGTCCAATGCGCTCGCTGCCATCACCACAAGTTCGATCCCATCACGCAGCCCCAGTACTACGGACTGCAAGCCGTGTTCGCGGCTGTCGATCGCGCCGAGCGTGTTTACGACACCGACCCGCAAACCGAAGCCCGGCGGCGTGAACTCGAATCCCAACTGCAACAGGCGAGACAAGAACTAGCCGCCCTGGACAAAGAAATCGCCACCGCGGGCGGAACGCAATTAGCCGAACTGCAGACCCAACTGGCTGAACTCGACCAACAACTGAAGGTCCGCAAGGAAGCCGAATTTGGATACCACAGCCAAATCGCCGCCGAGGCGGATACGCCGAAATGGGTGGAAGTTCAGCTTCACCAGGTGACAGATATCTCGCGTGTGGTGCTACATCCCTGTCACGACGACTTTGCCGATATCGGTGCCGGCTTCGGGTTCCCGGTTCGCTTTCGAGTCGAGGTGTCCCGCGACGGCGAAAGCTGGCAGCCGATCGCCGACCACACCTCGGCCGACGTCCCTAATCCGGGGCTGCGTCCATTTGAGATCAGCGATGTGAACGTGACGGGCGACCGGATTCGCGTCACGGCCACTCGGCTGGCGGAACGGAAAAACGATTACATCTTGGCTTTGGCCGAAATCGAAGTTTTTGAAGTGCTTGGCCCCGGCGACGGCGACGCGGCCCCCCCCGTCAATCTGGCCGGCAATGCCACCGTCGCGGCGCTCGATTCGATCGAAGCCCCACCGCGGTGGCGACGCGACAACTTGACCGATGGCCAATGGGCTCGGCTGGCGATCGACGAAACCAAGACCGAACTGGTCGACATCTTGCAGCGGCGTGATGCCATCGCGACTGAACGCGATACGATTTTGAAAGCGATCAACACGCCACAACGTGTGCGGCGCCGCGAAGCCGCTCAGGCGGCCTTCAAGCAAGCCCAGCAATCGCTCGCGGCTTTGCCGCAGGGTAAAGTGGTGTATGCCGCCGCCACGCATTTCCCTCGCCAGGGTAACTTCATCGCCACCGAGGGCAAACCGCGCACCGTCCACATCTTGAACCGCGGCAACGTCCAGCAGCCAGAAGAAGTCGCCACGCCCGGAGCGATCCCGCTGGGCAACGGCGAGCAGTGGACGTTCGCAGCCGATCTGCCCGAACAGCAGCGGCGAGCGGCATTGGCGACTTGGTTGACCAATTCCCAGCATCCGCTGCTCTGGCGTTCGATCGTCAATCGCGTTTGGCAGTACCATTTCGGCACCGGCATCGTATCCACGCCCAACGATTTCGGTCGCATGGGTGCCACCCCGACGCATCCCCAACTGCTGGACTGGCTGGCCACCGAATTTCGCGATAACGGACAATCATTCAAGTCGCTGCATCGCATGATCGTGACCAGCAGCGTGTACCGCCAAGCCTCGACGTTTAACCCTGCAGCGGCCGAGGTCGATGGCAGCAATCAATATTACTGGCGGATGAACCGGCGACGCTTGACGGCCGAAGAGATCCGCGACTCGATCCTGATGACCAGCGGAGCGTTGGATACCAAGATGGGTGGCCCCGGGTACTATCTGTTCAAACTGGAACAGACCGCTCACTCGCCACACTACGAATACCACAAGTTTGATCCCGCCGATCCGGCTTCTCATCGCCGCAGCATCTATCGCTTCATTGCCCGCTCTCAGCCCAACCCCTGGATGACGGTCCTGGACTGCGCCGATTCCTCGCAGAGCACCCCCAAACGCAATGAGACGTTGACGGCGTTGCAAGCCCTGTCGCTGCTCAACAGCCGCTTCAACCTGACCATGTCCGAGCGTTTTGCCAAGCGGCTGGAGAGCGAACAAAGCACATTGCCCAAACAGGTGCGTCGGGCCGTTTCGCTACTGGTCCAGCGCGAACTTGAAGCCGACCAGCAGCAGCAACTGGTCGCCTACGCTCAGGATCATGGTCTGCCAAATCTGTGCCGCATGTTATTTAACCTCAGCGAGTTCGTTTATGTGGATTAA
- a CDS encoding DUF1501 domain-containing protein, with protein sequence MWIKPQRPSLSRRELLSQGSAGFSAMALAMMLREDAYAEAKTTASDASMAGNGALQVLHHPPKAKRVVQLFMAGAASHIDLFDHKPMLDKHHGEPSDFGEHVEAFQNGLGPWMKSPFKFSPHGQSGKMISEVVEPLGKCVDDIAFVHNMVGKTGVHSQGTYLQATGFQRPGFPGMGSWISYGLGAINENLPTFVVLPDHRGFASGGPKNWGSAFLPASSQGTAIFPQRENPIDDLFAQADFVSQQGDRDGLKMLQQMNQRYQAERQGDSRLSGRIRAYELAARMQLSAPEALDLSGEPAHVLKLYGLDRAGSEYPDKINAAEETEYFGRKCLIARRLLERGVRFVQIWSGNDNGFPRRNWDSHEDIRRDHGPLARGMAVGTAALLQDLKRIGLLEDTIVLWTTEFGRMPSTQGSTGRDHNPYVFTNWLSGGGIRGGISYGPSDQWGYKPLDRAHPTQVYDIHATILHQLGIDHTRLTVRHDGVDRRLTDVHGHVVKELIG encoded by the coding sequence ATGTGGATTAAACCTCAACGCCCATCGCTGTCAAGACGCGAACTGTTGTCCCAAGGCAGTGCCGGGTTTAGTGCCATGGCCTTGGCGATGATGCTCCGTGAAGACGCTTATGCGGAAGCCAAGACGACCGCCAGCGACGCGTCGATGGCCGGCAACGGCGCGTTGCAAGTGCTGCATCATCCGCCCAAAGCCAAACGCGTGGTGCAGCTGTTCATGGCCGGCGCGGCCAGCCACATCGATCTGTTTGACCATAAACCGATGCTGGACAAGCATCACGGCGAACCGTCCGATTTTGGCGAACATGTCGAAGCGTTTCAAAACGGCTTGGGGCCCTGGATGAAGTCGCCCTTTAAGTTCTCACCGCACGGTCAGAGCGGCAAGATGATCAGCGAAGTCGTCGAGCCACTGGGCAAGTGCGTCGACGACATCGCTTTTGTCCATAACATGGTGGGCAAGACGGGTGTGCATTCACAGGGCACCTATCTGCAGGCCACGGGTTTTCAACGCCCCGGATTCCCCGGGATGGGTTCTTGGATCAGTTACGGCTTGGGCGCGATCAATGAAAACCTGCCCACCTTTGTGGTCTTGCCCGATCATCGCGGGTTCGCATCCGGCGGTCCCAAGAACTGGGGCTCCGCCTTCCTGCCGGCCAGTTCACAGGGGACGGCGATTTTCCCGCAGCGCGAAAACCCCATCGACGATCTATTCGCCCAAGCCGACTTTGTCAGCCAGCAAGGCGATCGCGACGGGCTGAAAATGCTCCAGCAGATGAACCAGCGTTATCAAGCGGAGCGTCAGGGTGACTCACGGCTGAGCGGCCGGATTCGCGCCTATGAGCTGGCTGCTCGGATGCAGTTAAGCGCACCCGAAGCTCTGGACCTGTCGGGCGAACCGGCGCATGTACTGAAACTGTACGGGCTAGATCGCGCGGGCAGCGAATACCCGGACAAGATCAATGCGGCCGAGGAGACCGAGTACTTTGGTCGCAAATGTTTGATCGCTCGCCGCTTGCTGGAACGGGGCGTCCGGTTCGTGCAAATCTGGTCGGGCAACGACAACGGCTTTCCGCGGCGCAACTGGGACAGTCACGAAGACATCCGCCGCGACCACGGTCCATTGGCTCGAGGCATGGCCGTCGGCACCGCGGCGTTGCTGCAAGACCTGAAACGCATCGGGTTGTTGGAAGACACGATCGTGCTGTGGACCACCGAATTTGGTCGCATGCCCAGCACGCAAGGTAGTACCGGTCGTGATCACAATCCGTACGTGTTCACGAACTGGTTAAGCGGCGGCGGGATCCGTGGCGGCATCAGCTACGGGCCCTCGGACCAATGGGGCTACAAACCGCTCGACCGCGCCCATCCGACGCAGGTCTACGACATCCACGCCACCATCCTGCATCAACTGGGCATCGACCATACGCGACTGACCGTCCGCCACGACGGAGTCGACCGCCGCCTGACCGACGTCCACGGCCACGTGGTGAAGGAGTTGATCGGTTGA
- a CDS encoding sensor histidine kinase: MSSTSSRTALHQRTVRHTPAQPVQPLSAAMDSASRLLSETAHDLRTPLFAIRESARLVNDGYLGPTTEEQRSCLQGIFEQCEEMDQLVVDMLSLEQVRSGVPRVHRRWLDPQEIVRSVHATATAAMTPRQLSLVWDQNDPMPEVYADSSKTIRLLLNLIGNAAQVLTAGAQVLVRIERVESLGTLRFCVIDQGPGMDRASIQQLAQRGFSGTGGKGLGLAISRQMAALHFSELQVSSRRGAGTRVAFELPSAGPVSVADAWVRWRARFSNAPKTTPRRAAGATQLRLDPPTLPRSKQLQGMETVSLLHDGAPPRNSQCAVAVCLRLGSTVATDTADALQRRLQDNMRMYELAFRTGVRRWVLLLDADTQQARQRLDDMQTQLTTDLPTARMTWSETLELPIGSRATRASVRDLLIRGSLETPAAMPASDYHALRTRAAAPAVSEVASRRLDAELRRLTTRIYQQRDRLKQQANTLQR; the protein is encoded by the coding sequence ATGTCCAGTACCTCCAGCCGAACGGCTCTCCATCAGCGTACCGTTCGCCATACGCCCGCGCAGCCCGTCCAGCCACTGTCGGCGGCGATGGACAGTGCCAGCCGGTTGTTAAGCGAAACGGCGCATGATCTGCGCACGCCGCTGTTCGCCATTCGCGAGTCGGCTCGCCTGGTCAATGACGGTTACCTGGGCCCGACGACCGAAGAACAACGCAGTTGCTTGCAGGGCATTTTCGAGCAGTGCGAAGAAATGGACCAGTTGGTCGTCGACATGTTGTCGCTGGAGCAGGTTCGCAGCGGCGTGCCTCGCGTGCATCGCCGTTGGCTGGATCCTCAGGAAATTGTGCGTTCGGTACACGCCACGGCCACCGCAGCGATGACGCCCCGACAGCTGAGCCTGGTATGGGACCAAAACGATCCGATGCCCGAAGTCTACGCGGATTCGAGCAAAACGATTCGGCTGCTGTTGAATCTGATCGGCAACGCGGCGCAAGTCCTGACGGCCGGCGCCCAGGTGCTGGTGCGAATCGAGCGGGTGGAGTCGCTGGGGACGCTACGGTTTTGTGTGATCGATCAAGGCCCGGGTATGGATCGAGCTTCGATTCAACAACTGGCTCAACGCGGCTTTTCGGGAACCGGTGGAAAAGGATTGGGATTGGCGATTAGCCGACAAATGGCGGCTCTGCATTTCAGCGAGTTGCAAGTCAGCAGTCGCCGCGGAGCCGGGACACGGGTGGCGTTTGAATTGCCCTCCGCCGGACCGGTGTCGGTCGCTGACGCCTGGGTGCGGTGGCGAGCTCGATTCTCCAACGCTCCTAAAACCACGCCCCGTCGCGCCGCCGGCGCAACACAGCTGCGGCTGGACCCGCCAACACTGCCGCGATCGAAGCAGCTGCAGGGCATGGAGACGGTCAGCTTGCTGCACGACGGAGCTCCGCCGCGAAACAGTCAATGCGCCGTGGCGGTGTGTTTGCGTCTGGGCAGCACGGTGGCCACCGATACCGCCGATGCACTGCAGCGTCGGCTGCAAGACAACATGCGGATGTATGAGTTGGCTTTTCGCACCGGTGTGCGGCGCTGGGTGTTATTGTTGGACGCCGATACGCAGCAGGCTCGGCAGCGTCTAGACGACATGCAGACCCAACTGACCACCGACCTGCCGACCGCTCGGATGACCTGGTCGGAAACGCTGGAGTTGCCCATTGGCTCGCGAGCCACGCGGGCCAGCGTCCGCGATCTCTTAATACGCGGCTCGCTGGAAACCCCGGCCGCGATGCCGGCTTCCGACTACCACGCTCTCCGCACCCGTGCGGCTGCGCCGGCGGTATCCGAGGTGGCGTCGCGGCGGCTGGACGCCGAACTGCGGCGACTAACCACCCGCATCTACCAGCAGCGCGATCGCTTAAAACAACAAGCCAACACGCTGCAGCGGTAG
- a CDS encoding ComEA family DNA-binding protein, which produces MDEASQRETSTATEPPVEPRRSPEKPPSAIDRLPIQRLIIGCSGIIALWAAASWWFAAAPHPSEVPERLFIVDINKASEAELCLLPGIGPVAAEDIVAEREAGGPYASLDQVAQRVRGIGPKTIAACRPHVDSP; this is translated from the coding sequence GTGGACGAAGCTTCGCAGCGAGAGACATCCACCGCAACCGAGCCGCCGGTCGAGCCGAGACGGTCGCCCGAGAAGCCGCCCAGCGCGATCGATCGGCTGCCAATTCAGCGTTTGATCATCGGCTGCAGCGGAATCATCGCCCTCTGGGCAGCGGCGTCTTGGTGGTTTGCGGCCGCTCCGCATCCGAGCGAGGTACCGGAGCGATTATTTATCGTCGATATTAATAAGGCCAGCGAAGCCGAATTGTGTTTGCTGCCGGGAATCGGTCCGGTGGCGGCGGAAGATATCGTCGCCGAGCGAGAAGCCGGCGGGCCCTATGCATCGCTGGATCAAGTAGCTCAGCGGGTCCGCGGTATCGGCCCCAAAACCATCGCCGCCTGCCGTCCCCACGTCGATTCCCCGTAG